The genomic segment cctctcacgccgcctccagcagcaggaggatctcTCACGTCGCCTCTATCAGCAGAAGGATCTCTCACGCCGCCTCTAGCAGCAGGAGGATCTCTCACGCCGCCTCTATCAGCAGAAGGGtctctcacgccgcctccagcagcagaaggacctctcacgccgcctccagcagcagaaggacctctcacgccgccacgaGCAGCAGGAGGACCCCTCaagccgcctccagcagcagaaggatCTCTCACGctgccaccagcagcagaaggacctctcacgccacCACCAGTAGCAGGAGTATCTCTCACGCCGCCTCTATCAGCAGAAGGatctctcacgccgcctccagcagcagaaggacctctcacgccgcctccagcagcaggaggatctcTCACGCTGCCTCTATCAGCAGAAAGATCTCTCACGCCACCTCTAGCAGCAGGAGGATCTCTCACGCCACCTCCAGCACCAGGAGGATCTCTCATGCTACCTTTAGTAGCAACAGGCTACCTCTGCCCCTTCCAATAGTAgttcaagaaaaacaaagaaacaaacaaacaaaaatctatgGTTTTCATCTCCATATTCCATAGTCTGAAAATATGAGTTTTGACAAGCCATAAAGCCATAATTGATGTTCATATCTTTCAGAGAAACATGATTTTCAAGGGTATGAACTTTAcaaaaaatttacaaaaaaaacaaagccaaTTTGCGTCCACACTTCTCCAAAGTTGTCCttttgaacaataacaataacagaattacACTAACAGAAAATAATTTCTGAAATTATTCTGAAATGCATGGACAAATTGACCTGAAAACAGCCGCTCTGCGTGAGCTAAACCCACCCGCGCCGGAGCAGCATCCCAGCACCGCGCGTTAGGCCTAGGCTGATATGCCCGGTCAGGCCGGTCCCACGGTAGATGTGGGACCCGGCGCATTTGGGTTAATGCTATTGTACAGAGTTTGGAGACTACTCATAGAAATGTCTGTAAGGAAAACAGTGtattaccatcttgatacagCCTTTCAAGTGTAAATTatcaaaaaaggcaaaaaatgggTTAGCAGGAGATAATAACATTGTAATGGGGAGCACACGTTTGGCCAGACCTGCAAGCCACACACATGGGAGAGTGGCCATTCAAGAAATCCTAATGCCTGGATTTTAAGCTACTTTCAGGCAGCAAATCACCAGGATCCAATAAATCAATTACTGGCTGCAGTTGTAGATTCTAACAGATTAAAATGCTAGGCAATAagccatcacaaacaacgacttGTGAATAGAAATTGTATTACTGTAAAATAAAGTTAGTAACTGCCTCACTTTGTAACATTCATAAGTATCTTTTAGAAACTTTCATTACTTACATTTTGTTTTTAGCAATTAATACTAAAAACAACACCTGTTCCGAATACATTTGTAGTGATGCAAATTGTTTTCCTGCAAAGAGGTGGAGCTTTATGATTGTTTTGCTCGAGCTAATAAAATCATTTATcagaatataatgaaataatgaacaaACTATAGAGACTAAGCAAAATGGCAAAGCATGTACCTCTCTATTAGTTAATGCTGCTTTATGTAACGGAGTGTCACCAGCATCATTTAACTCATCCAAGGCTGCTCCATGTTGCAGTAGAATCTCCACACAGTTACGATGACCAAAGTAACTTGCAAGATGCAAAGGAGTCCACCCTTGGTTGCTTTTACTCTtaccttcaagaaaaaaaaaatgtacattttaggcatagataaatagatagataaatatatatatatatatatatatatatatatatatatatatatatatatatatatatatatatatatatatatatgtatatatatatatatatatatatatatatatatatatatatatatatatatgtatatatatatatatatatgtatatatatatatatatatatatatatatatatatatatatatatatgtatatatataaatatatatatatatgtatatatgtatatatgtgtatatatatatatatatatatatatatatatatatatatatatgaatatatacatatatataaatatatatatatgtatattatatatatatatacatatatatatatatatatatataaatatatatataggtatataatatatatatatatatatatatatatatatatatatatatatatatataaatgtatatttatatatatatatatatatatatatatatatatatatatatatatatatatatatatatatgtatatttatatatatatatatatatatatatatatatatataaacatatatatatatatatatatatatatatatatgtatatatgtatatatatatatatatatatatatatatacacatatagagatacacattatatatatatatatatatatatatatatatatatatatatatatatatatatatatatatatatatgtatatatgtatttatatatgtgtatatatatatatatatatatatatatatatatatatatatatatatatatatatgcatatatacatatatatatatatatatatatatatatatatatatatatatgtttatacatatatatatatataaatatacatatatatatatatatatatatatatatatatatataaatatacatttatatatatatatatatatatatatatatatatatatatatatatatatattatatacctatatatatatttatatatatatatatattatatatatgcatatatatatatatatatatatatatatatatatatatatatatatatatatatatatatatatattttatatatatatatattatatatatatatatatatatatatatatatatatatgtatatatgcatatatatatatatatatatatataaatatatatatatatatatgcatatatatatatatatatatatatatatatacatatacatatatatatacatacatatatatatacatataaatatatatatatatatatatatatatatatatatatatatatatatatatatatatatatcttatatatatatatatatatatatatatatatatatatatatatattatatatatatatatatatatatatatatatgtataaacatatatatatatatatatatatatatatatatatatatatatttatatgtatatatatgtatatatttgtatatatatatgtatttatatatatatacatatatatatttatataaatatatatatatatatatatatatatatatatatatatatatatagatagatagatatagatagatatattatatatatatatatatatatatatatatatatatatatatatttatatatatatatatatatatatatatatatatatatacacacatatattttatatatatataaatatatattatatatatataaatatatatatatatattatatatatatatatatattataaatatatatatatatatatatatattatatatataaatacatatattatatatatattatataatatatattatatatatataaaatatattatataatatatatatatatatatatatattgtatataaatatatatgttatatatatatatatatatattatatatatatattatatatatataaatatatatatatatattatatatatacatatatacatatatatattatatatacatatatatatatatatatatatatatatatatatgtatatatatatatatatatatatatatatatatatatatattatacacacacacacacacgcacacacacacatatatacatatacatatatatatatatatatatatatatatatatatatatatatatatataaatatatatatatatatatatatatatatatatatatatatatatgaaatatatttaaatatatatatatatatatataatatttataaatatatatatatatatatatatatatatatatatatatatatatacatattatatatgtatatatatatatacatatatatatatatatacatattacatatacatacatttatacaaatatatatatatacatatatatacatatatatataaaatatatatatatatatatatatatatatttatatatatataatatatatatacattatatacatataattatatatatatttatatatatatatattatatatatattatatatatatatgtatatatatatgtatatatatatatatgtatattatatacatatatacatacatatatatatagagagagagagagatattgtatataaatatatatattatatacaaatatataaatatatattatatatatatatcatatatatatatatatatatatatatatatatatatatattatatatatatacatatatatataaatacatatatatattatacatatatatatatatatgtatatacatatatattatattatatatatatacatatatattatacacacacacacacaaacacatacacacacacacacacacacacacacacatatatatatatatatatatatatatatatatatatatatatatatatatatatatatatatatatatatacatgtatatatatataatatatttaaaaatatatatatataatatttataaatatatatatatatatatatgtatatatatacatatatagatattatatatacatacatatatacaaatatatatacatatatatacatatatatatataatatatatatataatatatacatatatataatatatatataatatatatatatatatataatatatatatacattatatacatatagaatatatatatttatatatatatttatatatattcatatatatatttacatatatattatatatatctatatacatttatatattattatatctatatatattatatatatatatataaatctaaatatatataaaaaaaaaaaaaatatatatatattatgcatatatataaatatatatacatatatatatatatatatatatatatatatatatatatatatatatatatattatatatatatacatatatatatatattttatatatatatacataaatatatatatatatattatataaatattatatatacattatatatatatatatatatatatatatatatatatatatgtataataatacgtatatatataaatatatacatatatatataaatatatatatttatatgtatatacatgtatatatatgtatatatatgtatatatatgtatttataaatatatatatatataatatataaatgtatatatatggatatatatatgtatatatatgtatatatatatataatgtatatatatatatgtatatatgtatatatatatatacatatatacacatatacacatataattgtgtgtgtatgtatatatatatatagatagatagatagatagatagatagatagatagatagatagatagatagatagatagatagatagatagatagatagatagatatagatagatatattatatatatataattatatatatatatatatataaatatatatatacatatatattttatatatatatataaatatatattataaatatataaatatataaatatatatatatatatatatatatatatatatatattgtatatatatatatatttatatatatatatgtatattataaatatatatatatatataaatatatatgatatgtatatatatctatatatatatatatatatatatatatatattatatatatataaatatatatatattatatatatacattatatatatatatatatatatatatatacattatatttttttttcttatatttatatatatatatatatatatatatatatatatatatatatatatatatatatatatacatatattgtatatatatatatatatatatatatatatatatatatatatatatatatattgtatataaatatatatattatatacatatatatatattatatatatatattatatatatatatattatatatatatattatatatatgtatatatatacatatatatattatacatatatatatattatatatatatatatataaatatatatatatacatatatatatattatacatatatataaattatatatatatatatatatatatatatatatccatatacatatatatatatatatatatatatatatatatacataaatatatattatacacacacacacacacacacacacacacacacacacacacacacatatatatatatatatatatatatatatatatatatatatatatatatatatatacatataaatatatatataatatatataaatatatatatatatacatatacatatatatatatatatatatatatatatatatatatatatatatatattatatacatacatatatacataaatatatacatatataaacatatatataatatatatatatatatatatatatatatatatatatatatatatatatttatatataatatataatatatatatatacattatatacttatatatatatatatatatatttatatatatatatatatttatatatatatacatatatatttatctatatatataaatatatatatatatatatatatatatatatacacatatatacatatatacatatatacatacataaatgtatatgtatatgtatatgtatatgtatatgtatatgtgtatatatatatatatatatatatatatatatatatatatatatatatatatatatatatataactgtatatataaatgtatatataaatgtatatatatatatatatatatatatatatatatatatataatatatgtaatataaatatatatattatatacatcatacaaatatatcacacatatataaatatatatatacataatatatataaatataaaaaaaaaaaatacatataaataattttatagtatatatataaataatatatatatatatatatatatatatatatatatatatatatatatatacatatatatgtatatatatacatatatatatatatatatgaatatatatatgaatatatatatatacatatatgaatatatatatgaatacatatatgagtatatatatatatatatatatatatatatatatatatatatatgtatatatatgtatatatatgtatatataggtatatatgtatatataggtatatatgtatgtatttgtatgtatatatatatttatatgtatatatatatgtatatatttgtatatatatatatatgtatatatgtatatatatatagatatatatatatatatatatatatatatgtatatgtttatgtatatgtatatatatatatatatatatatatatatatatatatatatatatatatatatatatatatatatatatatatatatatatgtatatatatatgtatgtatatgtatatgtatatatatgtaaatgtatatatatgtatatgtatatatttacatatatatataaatatatatacatatatatatacatatatatacatatatatatatatatatatatatatatatatatatgcatatatatatattatatatataatatatatatattatatatatatattatatatatattatatatatatataatatatatatatattatatatatataatatatatatatattatatatatatattatatatatatatattttatatatacatatattttatatacatatatatatattcattataaatatatataaatatatatatatatatatattatatatatatcataaatatatatatatatatatatatattatatatatatatatgtatataatatatatatgtataaaatatatatataattataatatatatatacaatatatatatatatataatatatatatatatattatttatatataatatatatatatacatatatatataatatatatatatatatatatatattatatatatatatatattatatatatatatattttatatatacatatatatatcatatatatatatatatatatatatatatatatatatatatatatatatatatatatatatatataaatatatatatatatatatatatatatatatatatattaatatatatatatatatatatttactatatatatatattatatatatatatattatatatatatatatatacattatatatatatgtaatatataaatatatatatatatatatatatatatatatatatataaatatatatatatatatatatatatatatatatatatatattaatatatatatatatatttactatatatatattatatatatatatattatatatatatatatatacattatatatatatgtaatatatatatatatataacatatatatataatatatatatatattatatatatatacttatatatatatatatatatatatatatatatatgtatatatgtatatatatgtatatgtatatatgtatatatatatataaaaaaaaaaatatatatatatatatatatgtatatatgtatatatgtatatatatgtatatgtatatgtatatatgtatatatatatatgtatataaatatatgtatatatatatatatatatgtatatatatatatgtatatatatatatatgtatatatatgtatataaatatatatgtatatatatatatatatatatatatatatatatgtgtatatatatgtatatatatatatatttacatatatacatatatatatatatatatatatatatataaatatatatgtttgtaaatatatatatgtatatatatatatatatgtatatatacatatatatatatatatatatatgtatgtatatatgtatatatatatatatatatgtatatatatatgtgtatatatatatatatatatatatatatatatatatatatgtatatatctgtatatatatatatatatgtatatatatgtatatatatatatatatgtatatatatgtatatatatatatgtatatatatgtatatatatatatgtatatatatatatatatatatatatatatatatatatgtatatatatgtatatatatgtatatatatatatatatatatgtatatgtgtgtatatatatatatatatatatatatatatatatatatgtatatatattatatatatatatatatattatatatatatattttatatatatatatatattttatatatacatatatacatatatatacatatatatatatattatatatatatattatatattatatatataatacatttatatatatatatatatatgtatatatatatatatatatgtatgtatatatatatatatatatatatatgtatatatatatatatatatgtatgtttatatatgtatgtatgtatatatatatatatatatatatatatatatatatatatatatatatatatatatatatatatgtagatatatatatatatatatatatatatatatatatatatatatatatatacatatatatatatatatatgaatatatatatgaatttatatatgaatatatatatgaatatatatatgaatatatatatgaatatatataaatgaatatatatatatgaatatatatatatgaatatatatatatatatatatatatatatatatatatatatatatatgaatatatatatataaatatatatacatatgaatacatatatatgaatatacatatatgaatacatatatatgaatatatatatatatatatatatatatatatatatatatatatatatatatatatatatatggctacggAGGGTACCCACAACCAATCTCTGGTCAGTACcatagaactcggcactcctatacaccctgcatttCTGGAGGATTCTTGAaagagtgctaacaagtatgtggttgatccccttggctgcgttacccgcatcgctgtaccatgtccagcgatgctgatctgggcactggtaccaggagccagagatcctcaatttctgggacctagcaaagtcctggaaaaggaggctattctcactaccggcatcagctcctgaaccacggggaccgacagacatctcatagccagcttgatcacatccagataccgcattgaagtcaccccaaacaatacaaatatctcaccAGGGAcgtctgtctgccacagatgcaagtttggtgtagaaaatctctttcatgtcaagtttactaACATCAGTAGAAGCGTAAACAGcagtaagagacatgaagccaaatgatagcttcagtcacaataccattatacgctcatcgacagGAGTTACCTCCATTACCAacggctggagtctgctggagatggtgaccgtcactTTGTCCtcaccagtaataggtgtagccacctacactggtcatatCACTGCCAGGTCACCTCAGCTCCCatacccatgcatatatatatatacatatatacatatatatatttctctctatatatacatttacatatatatccataaatatatatatacatatagatatatacatatatacatatatacatatatatatatacatacatatatatatacatatatatatacatatatacatatatatatacatatatatatatacacacacacacacaatatatatatatatatatatatatatatatatatacatatatacatatatatacatatttttacatatatatacatatatataaatatatatatacatatatatatacatatatatatataaatatatatatacatatatatatacatatatatatacatatatatatacatatatatatatatatatatatatatatatatatatatatatatgtatatgtatacatatatatacacacatatatatatatacatatatatacatatatatacatatatatacatatatatatgtatatatacatgtatatatatatatatatatatatatatatatatatatatgtatatatatgtatatatatatatatatactcacatatatatatatacacacatatatatatatatatatatatatatatatatacatatagatacatatatatacataatgtatatatatatatatatatatatgtatatatatatatatatatatatatatatgtatatatatatacatatgtatatatatattcgtatatatatatatatatatatatatatatatatatatatatatgtatatatatatgtatatatatatatatatatatatatatatatatatatatatatgtatatatatgtatatatatatatgtatatatatacatatgtatatatatattcatatatatatatacatatatatacatatatatatacatatatatatatacatatatatatacatatatatacatatatatatacatatatatatacatatatatatatatacatatatatatatatatacatatatatacatatatatatacatatatatatatacatatatacatatatatataaatatatttatatatatatatatatatacatatatatatatacatatatatatatatatatgtatatatatatatatatatatatatatatatatatatatatatatacacatgtatatatatacatatatatacatatatatacatatatatacatatatatatatacatatacatacatatacattatatatatatatatatacatatacatatacatatatataaatatatatatatatatatgtgtatatatatatgtatatatatgtatatatatgtatatgtatatgtatatcatatatacatatatatatatatatatatatatatatatatatatatatatatatccatatatatatacatatatatacatatatatacatatatatacatatatatacatatatatatacatatatatatgtatatgtatatatataatatatatacatatatatatatatatatatatataatgtatatgtatatatatatatatatgtatatatatgtatatatatgtaaatatatatatgtataactatgtatatatatatgtatatatatac from the Penaeus vannamei isolate JL-2024 chromosome 33, ASM4276789v1, whole genome shotgun sequence genome contains:
- the LOC138867932 gene encoding circumsporozoite protein-like; translated protein: MRDPPGAGGGVRDPPAARGGVRDLSADRGSVRDPPAAGGGVRGPSAAGGGVRDPSADRGGVRDTPATGGGVRGPSAAGGSVRDPSAAGGGLRGPPAARGGVRGPSAAGGGVRGPSAAGGGVRDPSADRGGVRDPPAARGGVRDPSADRGDVRDPPAAGGGVRGPSAAGGGVRDPSAAGGDVRDPPAAGGGVRYPSADRGGVRDPPAAGGGVRDPPAAGGGVRDPSADRGGVRGPFAGGDVRGPSAAGGGVRYPSADRGGVRDPPAAGGGVRGPAAGGYMRCPPAAGGGVRGLSAA